Proteins co-encoded in one Bacillus paramycoides genomic window:
- a CDS encoding DUF2871 family protein — translation MKKLYNASFTYLIIGLLSGIFAREYGKYKGIVGSTLLNLLHTHTLVLGFFFFLIALGLAKVFAFHEAKSFNKWFVVHNIALTLMLGSLAARGLLQLNGADFKGLTYIVGFSHSLMAVTLVWFMLLIKKSFKI, via the coding sequence ATGAAAAAATTATATAATGCATCGTTTACGTATTTGATTATCGGTTTATTATCAGGAATTTTCGCTAGGGAGTATGGAAAGTATAAGGGGATTGTAGGATCTACTTTGTTAAATCTTTTGCATACACATACACTTGTACTCGGCTTTTTCTTCTTTTTAATTGCTTTAGGATTAGCAAAAGTATTCGCGTTTCATGAAGCGAAAAGTTTTAATAAGTGGTTTGTTGTACATAATATCGCATTAACTTTAATGTTAGGTTCGCTAGCAGCGAGAGGGCTTCTTCAGCTAAATGGAGCGGACTTTAAAGGGTTAACTTATATTGTAGGGTTTTCCCATTCGTTAATGGCAGTTACTTTAGTTTGGTTTATGTTGTTAATAAAGAAGTCATTTAAAATATAG
- a CDS encoding GNAT family N-acetyltransferase, with translation MIILETERLVLRWFHIKDAPFILELVNDPAWIQFIGDKRIKNLEDAKKYILNGPVDMYNKMGFGLYLVERKEDLTPLGMCGLIKRDSLEDVDIGFAFLEKFRSNGYGFESASAVIEYGVQKLGLKRIVAITTIDNINSGKLLEKIGFQFEEIISDSGENLKLFGYNI, from the coding sequence TTGATAATTCTTGAAACTGAACGACTCGTTCTTCGCTGGTTTCATATAAAAGACGCTCCATTTATTCTTGAATTAGTAAACGATCCTGCATGGATTCAGTTTATTGGTGATAAAAGGATTAAAAACTTAGAAGATGCAAAAAAATACATCTTAAACGGCCCTGTTGATATGTATAACAAAATGGGATTTGGCCTTTACTTAGTTGAACGAAAAGAAGATCTCACTCCACTCGGGATGTGCGGACTTATTAAAAGAGATTCATTAGAAGATGTCGATATTGGCTTTGCCTTTTTAGAGAAATTCCGTTCAAATGGGTATGGCTTTGAATCAGCTTCTGCTGTAATCGAATACGGAGTACAAAAACTAGGACTAAAACGAATTGTAGCAATTACTACTATTGATAACATCAATTCAGGAAAGCTTTTAGAAAAAATAGGATTTCAGTTCGAAGAGATAATTTCAGACTCTGGAGAAAATTTAAAGCTATTCGGGTATAACATATAA
- a CDS encoding Lsa family ABC-F type ribosomal protection protein, translated as MSMIKVQDLTFSYPGSFDNIFEGVNFQIDTDWKLGFIGRNGRGKTTFFNLLLGNYEYSGKILASVEFNYFPYPVADKNKFTHEILEEICPQAEDWEFLREISYLNVDAEVMYRPFKTLSNGEQTKVLLAALFLNEGQFLLIDEPTNHLDTDARKIVSDYLRKKKGFILISHDRIFLDGCVDHILSINRANIEVQSGNYSSWKLNFDRQQEHEEATNDRLQKDIGRLKQSSKRSASWSHDVEASKNGTRNSGSKLDKGFVGHKAAKMMKRAKNLESRQQKAIEEKSKLLKNVEKTESLKLEALKFKSNELVTLADVSVTYDDQVVNEPINFVVEQGDRIVLDGKNGSGKSSILKLILGYPIQHTGLVTLGTGLTISYVQQDTSHLKGSLSNFIEEHKIDETLFKSILRKMDFDRIQFEKDIFHYSGGQKKKLLIAKSLCEKVHMYIWDEPLNFIDIYSRMQIEDLIQQFNPTMIIVEHDKAFQQTVATKTISM; from the coding sequence ATGTCAATGATAAAAGTTCAAGACTTAACTTTTTCATACCCAGGTAGCTTTGATAATATTTTTGAAGGTGTAAACTTTCAAATAGATACGGATTGGAAACTAGGATTTATCGGTAGAAACGGACGAGGTAAAACGACATTCTTTAATTTATTATTAGGAAATTACGAGTATAGTGGAAAAATCCTTGCTTCTGTAGAATTCAATTACTTCCCCTATCCTGTTGCAGATAAGAACAAATTCACTCATGAAATCCTTGAAGAAATTTGTCCCCAAGCAGAAGATTGGGAATTTCTACGTGAAATATCCTATTTAAATGTTGATGCCGAGGTCATGTACAGACCGTTTAAAACTTTATCAAATGGAGAACAAACAAAGGTGTTGCTTGCTGCACTGTTTTTAAATGAGGGCCAATTCCTATTAATTGACGAACCAACAAACCACCTAGACACGGATGCACGAAAAATAGTCTCTGATTATCTAAGGAAGAAGAAAGGGTTTATTTTAATTTCACATGACAGAATCTTTTTAGATGGATGCGTTGACCATATCTTATCTATAAATAGAGCAAATATCGAAGTTCAAAGCGGGAACTATTCTTCTTGGAAATTAAATTTCGATAGACAGCAAGAGCATGAAGAGGCTACAAATGATCGTCTACAAAAAGACATAGGAAGATTAAAACAGTCTTCCAAGCGTTCAGCAAGTTGGTCTCATGATGTAGAAGCTTCAAAAAATGGAACAAGGAATTCAGGTTCTAAGTTGGATAAGGGATTTGTAGGACATAAAGCAGCCAAGATGATGAAAAGGGCAAAAAACCTAGAATCAAGGCAACAAAAAGCTATTGAAGAAAAGTCAAAATTACTAAAAAATGTGGAGAAAACTGAGTCATTAAAATTAGAAGCATTAAAGTTCAAGTCAAATGAATTAGTTACTTTGGCTGACGTGTCTGTTACGTACGATGACCAAGTCGTGAATGAGCCAATTAACTTCGTAGTTGAACAAGGTGACCGAATTGTGCTTGATGGCAAGAATGGGAGCGGGAAAAGCAGTATCCTAAAACTAATTCTAGGGTATCCGATACAGCATACAGGTTTAGTTACATTAGGTACAGGACTCACCATTTCCTATGTTCAACAAGATACTTCTCATTTGAAAGGATCGCTATCAAATTTTATTGAAGAGCACAAGATTGATGAGACATTATTTAAATCCATCCTACGAAAGATGGATTTTGACCGAATTCAATTTGAAAAAGATATATTTCATTATTCTGGTGGACAAAAGAAAAAACTGCTTATCGCTAAAAGTTTATGTGAAAAAGTCCATATGTATATATGGGATGAACCATTAAACTTTATAGATATTTATTCACGTATGCAAATTGAAGATCTAATTCAACAATTTAATCCCACAATGATTATTGTTGAGCATGATAAGGCATTTCAACAAACCGTTGCAACGAAAACTATATCTATGTAA
- the hlyIIR gene encoding hemolysin II regulator HlyIIR — protein MGKSREQTMENILKAAKKKFGERGYEGTSIQEIAKEAKVNVAMASYYFNGKENLYYEVFKKYGLANELPNFLEKNQFNPINALREYLTVFITHIKENPEIGTLAYEEIIKESARLEKIKPYFVGSFEQLKEILQEGEKQGVFHFFSINHTIHWITSMVLFPKFKKFIDSLGPNESNDTNYEWMPEDLVSRIISALTDKPNM, from the coding sequence ATGGGGAAATCTCGAGAGCAGACGATGGAAAATATTTTGAAGGCTGCTAAGAAAAAATTTGGAGAGCGTGGTTATGAAGGTACGAGCATACAAGAAATTGCAAAAGAAGCGAAAGTGAATGTTGCTATGGCTTCTTACTATTTTAATGGGAAAGAAAACCTATATTATGAGGTGTTTAAGAAATATGGTCTTGCTAATGAGTTACCTAATTTTCTTGAGAAGAATCAATTTAATCCTATTAATGCTCTAAGAGAATATTTAACAGTCTTTATTACACATATAAAAGAAAATCCTGAAATTGGAACATTGGCATATGAGGAGATTATTAAGGAAAGTGCAAGATTAGAAAAGATTAAACCGTATTTTGTAGGTAGTTTTGAACAATTAAAAGAAATATTGCAGGAGGGGGAGAAACAAGGAGTATTTCATTTCTTCTCTATAAATCATACGATACATTGGATCACTTCTATGGTTTTATTTCCAAAGTTTAAAAAGTTCATTGATTCTTTAGGACCAAATGAATCGAATGATACAAATTATGAATGGATGCCAGAAGATTTGGTGAGCAGAATTATTTCTGCTTTAACAGATAAGCCTAATATGTAA
- the hlyII gene encoding hemolysin II HlyII, whose translation MKKTNGIAKNVAVASIIMSGSLGLQATSVFADSKGTVENLQNGGKVYNSFKTTYDMKQNIKNSIKVSFIEDPYADKKIAIVTTDGSNIDAKYTINSGYYNAGLKWPSAYHTEAEITSGDSAQFHKAAPVNTMTSAKVTSEVGYTLGGSVKVGVNDKGPNADASITGSFAWKESVSYDQVDYKTVLETHTDKKLNWKVGFQSFNYPEWGIYNRDSFNTFYGNQLFMKSRSYNEGTNNFVSKDTVPALTGYGFSPNVVAVITADKTESTSDLKITNRRISDQYNIEWVSSKWWGTNNKDTYNEFFTNNYKLDWKNHQVTLDNQKALEEQMSSINNVNNQLNKGKGKLSFSMNGNQLKATSSNAGYGISYEDKNWGIFVNGEKIYTFNEKTTVGNISNDINKLNIKGPYIEIKQI comes from the coding sequence ATGAAAAAAACAAATGGAATAGCTAAAAATGTTGCGGTAGCGTCCATTATTATGTCTGGATCACTTGGTTTACAAGCAACATCTGTATTTGCAGATTCTAAAGGAACTGTAGAAAATCTTCAAAATGGTGGAAAAGTCTATAATAGTTTTAAAACTACTTATGACATGAAGCAGAATATTAAAAATTCAATAAAGGTTTCTTTTATTGAGGATCCTTACGCAGATAAAAAAATTGCAATTGTTACTACTGATGGTAGTAATATAGATGCTAAATATACAATTAATAGCGGATACTATAACGCAGGTTTAAAATGGCCATCGGCTTATCATACTGAAGCAGAAATAACAAGTGGTGATAGCGCTCAATTCCATAAAGCTGCCCCAGTTAATACAATGACTTCAGCAAAGGTTACTTCTGAAGTAGGGTATACACTTGGCGGAAGTGTTAAAGTTGGGGTAAATGATAAAGGCCCAAATGCTGATGCAAGTATTACAGGTAGCTTTGCTTGGAAAGAAAGTGTATCTTATGATCAAGTAGACTATAAAACGGTATTAGAGACTCACACAGATAAAAAATTAAATTGGAAAGTAGGATTCCAATCGTTTAATTACCCGGAGTGGGGAATTTATAATCGTGATTCATTTAATACTTTCTACGGTAATCAACTATTTATGAAATCACGTAGTTATAATGAAGGAACGAATAATTTTGTTTCAAAAGATACAGTACCAGCTTTAACAGGATATGGTTTTTCTCCTAATGTAGTAGCAGTTATTACTGCAGATAAAACAGAATCTACATCTGATTTAAAAATAACAAATCGTAGAATATCAGATCAGTACAATATCGAATGGGTAAGTTCGAAATGGTGGGGAACAAATAATAAAGATACATATAATGAGTTCTTTACAAACAACTATAAGTTAGACTGGAAAAACCATCAAGTTACTCTTGATAACCAAAAAGCCCTTGAAGAACAAATGAGTAGTATCAACAATGTGAATAACCAACTTAACAAAGGCAAAGGGAAATTATCTTTTTCAATGAATGGAAATCAGCTCAAAGCGACATCTAGCAATGCTGGTTATGGTATTAGTTACGAGGATAAAAATTGGGGTATCTTTGTGAATGGTGAAAAGATCTATACGTTTAATGAAAAAACAACTGTAGGTAATATTTCGAATGACATTAACAAATTAAACATTAAAGGACCTTATATTGAGATTAAACAAATCTAA
- a CDS encoding N-acetylmuramoyl-L-alanine amidase gives MKNKLIATGILAGSLLSYSSSIFADTHKFPDVPAWADKSVTYLVDKQVLSGYPDGTFGSNDTLDRASAATIMTKALGIHIDLNAKPSFKDSQNHWGTPYIAAAEKAGIIKGEGNGIFNPSGKVTRAAMATMLVNAYKLQNESNNNGQSKFEDLKGHWGEKFANTLINLKISVGTDNGWQPNRFITRAEAAQLTAKTDMLQYSQSNPLENKAIIIDPGHGGEDPGKNTKGLPESKIVLDTSLRLQQLLEKHTPFTVLLTRESDTRPGYDQKSSLQERVKFAKRNQGDIFISIHANAFNGNAKGTETYYYKSSKSEKTNPHVEESRVLAEKIQTRLVDALQTRDRGVKHGDLHVIRENDMPAVLTELAFIDNGIDYSKLSTENGRQIAAEAIYEGILDYYEWKGNNVSEYRLQ, from the coding sequence TTGAAGAACAAATTAATTGCTACAGGAATTCTCGCTGGAAGTCTACTATCTTATTCTTCTAGTATTTTTGCAGATACTCACAAATTCCCAGATGTTCCTGCATGGGCTGACAAATCCGTTACTTATTTAGTTGATAAGCAAGTATTGAGTGGTTATCCAGATGGAACTTTTGGTTCAAATGACACATTAGATAGAGCTTCTGCAGCAACCATTATGACAAAGGCTCTTGGTATACACATTGATTTAAATGCAAAGCCATCTTTTAAAGATTCACAAAACCACTGGGGAACTCCTTATATTGCCGCAGCTGAAAAGGCAGGAATAATTAAAGGTGAAGGAAATGGAATTTTCAATCCTTCTGGAAAAGTTACTCGTGCTGCTATGGCTACTATGCTAGTGAATGCATATAAGCTACAAAATGAAAGTAATAACAATGGGCAAAGTAAATTTGAAGATTTAAAGGGACATTGGGGTGAAAAGTTCGCAAATACCTTAATTAATTTAAAAATTTCAGTTGGTACAGATAATGGTTGGCAACCAAATAGATTCATAACACGCGCTGAAGCTGCACAACTAACCGCAAAAACAGATATGCTTCAATATAGTCAAAGTAATCCTTTAGAAAATAAAGCAATAATTATTGATCCCGGACATGGCGGCGAAGATCCTGGAAAAAACACAAAGGGATTACCTGAAAGTAAGATTGTACTAGACACTTCTTTACGTCTACAACAATTGCTTGAAAAACATACTCCCTTTACAGTTTTACTAACTCGTGAATCTGATACTAGACCTGGATATGATCAAAAAAGTTCTTTACAGGAACGCGTTAAGTTTGCTAAGCGAAATCAGGGTGATATCTTTATAAGCATACATGCAAATGCTTTTAACGGTAATGCAAAAGGGACAGAAACATATTACTATAAATCTTCTAAATCTGAAAAAACAAATCCTCATGTGGAAGAAAGTCGTGTTTTAGCTGAAAAAATTCAAACACGATTAGTAGACGCACTTCAAACACGCGATAGAGGTGTTAAACATGGAGATCTTCATGTTATAAGAGAAAATGACATGCCAGCTGTGTTAACGGAACTTGCTTTTATAGATAATGGTATCGATTACAGTAAGTTATCTACAGAAAACGGAAGGCAGATTGCAGCAGAAGCCATTTATGAGGGGATTTTAGATTATTATGAATGGAAAGGGAATAATGTATCTGAATATAGATTGCAATAA
- a CDS encoding ArsR/SmtB family transcription factor gives MTILISNRDLANIREEDVDVLKVMAHPVRLKIVNELMHQKLCNVTQLTEILGLPQSTVSQHLSKLRGTVLRAERRGLEMHYYIDNVKARQIVGILGL, from the coding sequence ATGACAATATTAATATCTAATAGAGATCTAGCTAACATCCGAGAGGAAGATGTAGATGTATTAAAAGTAATGGCACATCCCGTTCGATTGAAAATTGTAAATGAATTAATGCACCAGAAACTGTGTAATGTTACACAGTTGACAGAAATATTAGGACTCCCGCAATCTACTGTTTCACAGCATCTATCAAAATTAAGGGGAACCGTGCTCCGTGCAGAAAGACGAGGGTTAGAGATGCATTATTATATCGATAATGTTAAGGCTCGCCAGATTGTAGGAATTCTAGGTTTGTAG
- a CDS encoding HAMP domain-containing sensor histidine kinase: MGISTLLLNTFIIIICILSYHVFWLEFKEKKTCNNILISILASIAIIFCMTFPFQLHAGFIYDLRFIPIILVFLYGNTKNIIFIGILYLSYRFYLGGNGVLPSFIIFTIISVITMLFHYLLPLYVKEKKILLSLLLILVCTTSLSICGIVTQIHTGSKIDSTLIEFLLNYIIINIFTVLLSVYLIEGMIEKYKMKEKLQRAEKFYIASELAASIAHEIHNPLTTVHGFTQLLNEKHASKLPQDQYLEIMLIEMQQIQSTINNYLSLTKPQNILKEKIDINHILNQVKDTISPLALSYKVEIKQNNTDSFYINGDPEKFRLCLNNIIQNGIEAMINGGVLQINIQKIKGNIIIDIIDSGIGMSSQQIKRIALPFYSTTEKGTGLGTMIAYSVIKELNGDIEIESELGKGTRFSISIPC, from the coding sequence ATGGGAATATCTACTCTTTTATTAAATACCTTTATAATAATAATTTGTATCCTTAGCTACCACGTATTTTGGCTAGAATTTAAAGAAAAAAAAACATGTAATAATATATTGATTTCTATCCTTGCCTCCATTGCTATTATTTTTTGCATGACTTTTCCTTTTCAGTTACATGCTGGATTTATTTATGATTTACGTTTTATTCCTATCATTTTAGTTTTTCTCTATGGAAATACAAAAAATATTATTTTTATAGGAATTTTATATCTTTCTTATCGATTTTACTTAGGCGGAAATGGCGTTCTTCCCTCATTTATTATCTTTACTATTATTTCTGTTATAACAATGCTCTTCCATTACTTATTACCTCTATATGTTAAAGAAAAGAAGATATTATTGAGCTTGCTTCTTATTTTAGTATGTACAACTTCACTTTCTATCTGCGGTATTGTAACTCAAATACATACAGGTAGTAAAATAGACTCTACTCTCATAGAATTTTTATTAAATTATATAATCATTAATATTTTCACAGTATTATTATCAGTATATTTAATAGAGGGAATGATTGAGAAATATAAAATGAAAGAAAAGCTGCAACGGGCTGAAAAATTTTATATAGCTAGCGAACTAGCGGCGTCCATTGCACACGAAATCCACAATCCACTAACTACAGTACATGGATTCACTCAATTGTTAAATGAAAAACATGCCTCTAAGCTACCTCAGGATCAGTACTTAGAAATCATGTTAATTGAAATGCAGCAAATACAATCTACTATTAATAACTATTTATCTTTAACAAAACCACAGAACATCCTAAAAGAGAAAATAGATATTAATCATATTTTAAATCAAGTGAAAGACACTATTTCACCACTAGCTCTATCATACAAAGTTGAAATAAAACAAAATAATACAGATTCCTTTTATATAAATGGAGACCCCGAAAAATTCAGACTCTGTCTAAACAACATCATACAAAACGGAATTGAGGCCATGATAAATGGTGGCGTATTACAAATAAATATACAGAAAATAAAAGGGAATATTATAATCGATATTATTGATTCAGGGATTGGAATGTCTTCTCAGCAAATAAAGCGGATTGCTTTGCCATTCTATTCAACAACAGAAAAAGGGACTGGGCTTGGTACCATGATTGCTTATAGTGTTATTAAAGAGTTAAATGGTGATATAGAGATAGAGAGTGAATTAGGTAAGGGGACACGCTTTTCTATTAGTATCCCATGCTGA
- the colA gene encoding collagenase ColA produces the protein MKGYSKKVLVGVSFASFILGSFQGSAWAEGTKGEQVSYWNVLKMEPVGVQLPVQELAHSSKVLENKSFEKRLQFADLSQRPPEVKKESKQLATVKTYTIAELNQLSNQQLVDLLVTIDWEQITGLFQFNKDSLAFYQNDSRMQAIIDKLKQQGQAYTKDDSKGIETLVEVLRSGFYLGFYNSELSKLNDRSYHDKCLPALKTIANNPNFKLGTLEQNRVVSSYGKLIGNASSDVETITAAAKIFKQYNDNFSTWVDNLSAGNAIYDIMQGVDYDIQSYLYDTRKTPKDTVWYQKIDSYINELSRFALIGTVTEKNGWLINNGIYYTGRLGTFHSTGTKGLQVVTDAMKMYPYLGEQYFVAAEQIATNYGGKDANGNVVNLDQIREDGKKKYLPKTYTFDDGAIVLKAGDKVTEEKVKRLYWAAKEVKAQFHRTVKSDQPLEKENPDDVLTMVIYNSPAEYQFNRQLYGYETNNGGLYIEGTGTFFTYERTPEESIYSLEELFRHEFTHYLQGRYEVPGLWGQGKIYENERLSWFEEGNAEFFAGATRTDNVVPRKSIIGGISSKPAERYTAERTLNAKYGTWDFYNYSFALQSYMYTKRYDMFDKIHDLIRKNDVTAYDAYRSALSKDANLNKEYQDYMQMLVDNREKYNVPLVSDDYLATHAPKPVSDIAAEITAEAKLSNVSVKKNKSQFFHTFTLQGTYTGTTAKGEYEDWKTITQNVNDTLKRLSGKEWTGYKTVTAYFVNYRVNVSGQFEYDVVFHGINTEDGTVNKAPVAVINGPYSGNVNEAISFKSDGSKDEDGKIVSYKWEFGDGIVSNEQNPTHVYTKEGTYTAKLTVTDDKGLTNTVTTNVTVQKKEDNGVEKEPNNSFQTANKLQLNQVLRASLGNGDTSDFFEINIETAKNLQINVTKENNIGVNWVLYSEADLNNYVTYAQQEGNKLVGSYYTYPGKYYLHVYQYGGGTGNYTVEVK, from the coding sequence ATGAAAGGCTATTCAAAAAAAGTGTTAGTAGGGGTAAGTTTTGCTAGTTTCATATTAGGGAGTTTTCAAGGGAGCGCATGGGCAGAAGGTACAAAGGGAGAGCAAGTTTCTTATTGGAACGTTCTCAAAATGGAGCCAGTTGGTGTACAACTACCAGTGCAAGAATTAGCTCATTCATCAAAAGTGCTTGAAAATAAGTCTTTTGAGAAAAGGTTGCAATTTGCTGATTTGTCTCAAAGACCGCCTGAAGTGAAAAAAGAAAGTAAGCAATTAGCTACAGTGAAAACTTATACAATTGCTGAATTAAATCAACTAAGCAATCAGCAGTTAGTAGATTTACTTGTAACAATTGATTGGGAGCAAATTACGGGGCTATTTCAGTTTAATAAGGATAGTCTTGCATTCTATCAAAATGATAGTAGAATGCAGGCAATTATTGATAAATTGAAGCAGCAAGGACAAGCTTATACGAAAGATGATTCAAAAGGGATTGAGACTTTAGTAGAGGTATTACGCTCAGGATTTTATTTAGGATTTTATAATTCAGAATTAAGTAAACTAAATGATAGAAGCTATCATGATAAATGCTTACCTGCATTAAAAACGATTGCGAATAACCCGAATTTCAAACTCGGTACGTTAGAACAAAATAGAGTTGTATCATCATACGGAAAATTAATAGGAAATGCTTCAAGTGATGTGGAAACGATAACAGCAGCTGCAAAGATCTTTAAACAATATAACGATAATTTCTCTACGTGGGTAGACAATCTATCAGCTGGAAATGCAATTTACGATATTATGCAAGGTGTTGATTACGACATTCAATCGTATTTGTACGATACGAGAAAAACACCGAAAGATACAGTATGGTACCAAAAGATTGATAGCTATATTAATGAATTAAGTCGTTTTGCCTTAATTGGAACGGTGACAGAGAAGAATGGATGGTTAATTAACAATGGTATTTATTATACAGGTAGACTTGGTACATTCCATAGTACAGGGACGAAAGGATTGCAAGTTGTAACGGACGCAATGAAAATGTATCCGTATTTAGGAGAGCAATATTTTGTAGCTGCTGAGCAAATTGCGACGAATTATGGCGGGAAAGATGCAAATGGAAATGTTGTGAATTTAGATCAAATACGAGAAGATGGAAAGAAAAAATATTTGCCGAAAACGTATACGTTTGATGATGGGGCAATTGTTTTAAAAGCTGGAGATAAGGTGACAGAAGAAAAAGTAAAACGTCTATATTGGGCGGCAAAAGAAGTGAAGGCACAATTCCATCGTACGGTTAAAAGTGATCAGCCTTTAGAAAAAGAAAATCCTGACGATGTATTAACAATGGTTATTTATAATAGTCCAGCTGAATATCAATTTAACCGTCAATTGTACGGGTATGAAACGAATAACGGCGGTCTTTATATAGAAGGAACAGGTACGTTCTTTACTTATGAACGTACGCCAGAAGAAAGTATTTATAGTTTAGAAGAATTGTTCCGACATGAGTTCACACATTACTTGCAAGGTAGATATGAAGTACCGGGACTTTGGGGACAAGGGAAGATTTATGAGAATGAGAGATTATCTTGGTTTGAAGAAGGAAACGCGGAGTTTTTTGCAGGTGCAACGAGAACCGATAATGTTGTACCGAGAAAGAGCATTATAGGAGGAATATCTTCAAAACCAGCAGAGCGTTATACGGCAGAGAGAACGTTAAACGCAAAGTATGGAACGTGGGATTTCTATAATTACTCCTTCGCTTTACAATCGTACATGTACACTAAAAGATATGATATGTTTGACAAAATTCATGATCTTATTAGGAAAAATGATGTAACAGCATATGATGCATACCGCTCTGCATTAAGTAAAGATGCGAATTTAAATAAAGAGTATCAAGATTATATGCAAATGTTAGTCGATAACCGTGAGAAATATAATGTTCCATTAGTATCGGATGATTATTTAGCAACGCACGCACCAAAACCAGTTTCAGATATTGCTGCAGAAATTACAGCAGAAGCAAAATTAAGTAATGTATCAGTTAAGAAAAATAAATCACAGTTCTTTCATACATTTACGTTGCAAGGAACGTATACAGGTACTACTGCAAAAGGGGAATATGAAGACTGGAAAACAATTACACAAAATGTGAATGATACGTTAAAACGTTTAAGTGGGAAAGAATGGACAGGATATAAAACAGTAACAGCGTACTTTGTGAATTATCGTGTGAATGTATCAGGACAATTTGAATATGATGTTGTATTCCATGGAATTAATACGGAAGATGGTACTGTGAATAAAGCGCCAGTTGCGGTTATAAATGGACCATATAGCGGAAATGTAAATGAAGCAATTTCGTTTAAAAGCGATGGATCAAAAGATGAAGATGGGAAAATTGTTTCTTATAAATGGGAGTTTGGTGACGGTATTGTAAGTAATGAACAAAATCCGACTCACGTGTATACAAAAGAAGGAACATATACAGCGAAATTAACAGTAACAGATGATAAAGGATTAACGAACACTGTTACAACGAATGTAACGGTTCAAAAGAAAGAGGATAACGGTGTAGAAAAAGAGCCAAATAATTCATTCCAAACAGCAAATAAACTGCAATTAAATCAAGTTTTACGCGCAAGTTTAGGAAATGGTGATACGAGTGATTTCTTTGAAATTAATATAGAAACGGCGAAAAACCTTCAAATTAATGTAACGAAGGAAAATAATATCGGAGTAAACTGGGTTCTTTATTCTGAAGCGGATTTAAATAATTATGTTACGTATGCCCAGCAAGAAGGGAATAAGTTAGTAGGAAGTTACTACACGTATCCAGGAAAATATTATTTACATGTGTATCAGTATGGCGGGGGAACAGGGAATTATACGGTAGAAGTAAAGTAG
- a CDS encoding MgtC/SapB family protein, protein MSINIDLIIRIGVAGLLGAIIGIEREIRSKEAGLKTHFLVAVGSALIMVVSKYAFSDIMNEEHMALDPSRIAAQVVSGVGFLGAGTIIIQKQAVKGLTTAAGLWATAGIGLAIGAGMYVVGIGATILVLIGLEIVSRIFKVQFLFPQNITVQIHINKHEAVQQIVETLQVKGIPILSYEVEALQQGTEIVYKVGMQLKNISSEEKNAFIQHMQTLPEVTFIKLKS, encoded by the coding sequence GTGAGTATAAATATTGATTTAATTATACGAATCGGTGTTGCGGGTTTGTTAGGAGCAATAATCGGTATTGAAAGGGAAATTCGATCAAAAGAGGCGGGGTTAAAAACACATTTCCTAGTAGCGGTAGGGAGTGCATTAATAATGGTCGTTTCGAAATATGCTTTTTCAGATATTATGAACGAAGAACATATGGCTCTTGATCCGAGCCGTATTGCAGCGCAAGTTGTTAGTGGAGTAGGGTTTTTAGGTGCAGGTACAATTATTATTCAAAAGCAGGCGGTGAAAGGATTAACGACAGCGGCTGGTTTATGGGCTACAGCAGGAATTGGATTAGCAATTGGGGCTGGCATGTATGTAGTAGGAATTGGAGCGACGATTCTCGTTTTAATTGGTTTAGAGATTGTAAGCCGTATTTTTAAGGTGCAATTTTTATTTCCTCAAAACATAACGGTGCAAATACATATAAATAAACATGAAGCGGTACAACAAATAGTAGAAACGCTACAAGTGAAAGGCATTCCAATACTTTCATATGAAGTGGAAGCTTTACAGCAAGGTACAGAAATAGTTTATAAGGTAGGGATGCAGCTGAAAAATATATCGTCAGAAGAAAAGAATGCGTTTATTCAGCATATGCAAACATTACCAGAAGTTACGTTTATAAAGTTAAAATCATAG